A genomic region of Alicyclobacillus sp. SO9 contains the following coding sequences:
- a CDS encoding CTP synthase produces MAKFIFVTGGVVSGLGKGITAASLGRLLKNRGLRVTIQKFDPYINVDPGTMSPYQHGEVFVTDDGAETDLDLGHYERFIDESLTANNNVTSGKIYWTVITKERRGDYLGGTVQVIPHITNEIKERIIQAADPETDVVITEIGGTVGDIESLPFLEAIREMKNEVGRQNVLYIHVTLIPYLEMTGEVKTKPTQHSVAELRSIGINPNIVVCRTQVPLSLDVKKKIALFCDTDVESVVEARDAQVLYEVPLMLHEEKIDEIVLQHFEMNTAPPSLDEWKAMVNRIKELKHTVKIAIVGKYVALPDAYASVMAALNHGGYENNTSVEFEWVHSEDLTADNAPEMLAGVDGILVPGGFGDRGIEGKIVAAQYAREREIPYFGICLGMQVAVVEYARNVAKLSGAHSSEIDPFTPHPVIALLPEQENIEDMGGTMRLGAYSCALTQGSRSREAYQSDLISERHRHRYEFNNNYRVQLEESGLHIAGTSPDKKLVEIVEVPEHPWYVGVQFHPEFTSRPNRAQPLFREFVAASLRYQFGTLKASETAL; encoded by the coding sequence ATGGCGAAGTTTATTTTTGTTACAGGCGGAGTGGTTTCCGGCTTAGGGAAAGGCATCACTGCTGCCTCGCTGGGGCGATTACTGAAGAATCGCGGTTTAAGGGTTACGATTCAAAAATTCGATCCGTATATTAACGTCGATCCCGGCACAATGAGTCCATATCAGCACGGTGAAGTGTTTGTAACAGATGACGGTGCTGAAACGGACTTGGATTTAGGGCACTATGAGCGTTTTATCGACGAAAGCCTAACAGCTAACAATAATGTTACAAGCGGTAAGATTTATTGGACAGTCATCACAAAGGAACGCCGAGGCGATTATCTGGGCGGTACGGTCCAAGTGATTCCGCATATCACAAACGAAATTAAGGAGCGTATCATTCAAGCGGCCGATCCCGAAACAGACGTGGTCATTACAGAAATTGGCGGTACAGTTGGCGATATCGAAAGCTTGCCGTTCCTTGAAGCGATTCGAGAAATGAAGAACGAAGTAGGCAGACAAAACGTCCTTTATATCCATGTTACCCTAATTCCCTACCTGGAGATGACAGGTGAAGTAAAGACAAAGCCAACGCAGCACAGTGTGGCAGAACTGCGAAGCATCGGCATCAATCCGAATATTGTTGTTTGCAGAACTCAGGTCCCCCTGTCCCTCGATGTCAAAAAGAAAATTGCCTTGTTCTGTGACACAGATGTTGAATCGGTCGTCGAAGCGAGAGACGCACAGGTGCTATATGAAGTTCCTTTGATGCTTCATGAAGAAAAAATCGATGAGATTGTCCTACAGCACTTTGAAATGAACACGGCGCCTCCAAGTCTAGACGAGTGGAAAGCCATGGTGAACCGCATCAAGGAACTCAAACACACTGTTAAAATAGCAATTGTAGGAAAATACGTAGCGCTTCCGGATGCATATGCCAGTGTTATGGCCGCACTCAATCACGGTGGTTATGAAAACAATACGTCAGTCGAGTTTGAGTGGGTTCATTCTGAAGACTTGACTGCGGACAATGCTCCTGAGATGCTTGCGGGTGTGGACGGCATCTTGGTACCAGGCGGATTTGGCGACAGGGGCATTGAGGGTAAGATTGTTGCTGCGCAGTATGCACGTGAACGGGAAATTCCGTACTTTGGCATCTGCCTTGGTATGCAAGTGGCAGTCGTTGAATATGCCAGGAATGTGGCCAAGCTGTCTGGTGCTCACAGCAGCGAGATCGATCCCTTTACTCCTCATCCTGTCATTGCACTCTTACCGGAACAGGAGAACATTGAGGATATGGGTGGTACCATGCGGTTGGGCGCGTACAGCTGTGCCCTTACCCAAGGAAGCCGCTCGCGAGAAGCTTATCAGTCCGATTTAATCAGTGAACGCCACCGCCATCGGTACGAGTTTAACAACAACTACCGGGTTCAGTTGGAAGAATCAGGCCTGCACATTGCCGGAACGAGCCCCGATAAGAAACTCGTTGAGATTGTCGAAGTTCCAGAGCATCCGTGGTATGTCGGCGTCCAGTTCCACCCCGAATTCACGTCTCGGCCAAACCGTGCTCAGCCGCTGTTCCGAGAATTTGTAGCAGCTTCCTTGCGTTACCAATTTGGCACCTTGAAAGCTTCTGAAACGGCTTTATAA
- a CDS encoding response regulator, which yields MAKKVLIVDDQLGIRVLLQEVLSKEGYQTYQAHNGSLALDLAVSERPDLILLDMKIPGMDGLEILRNLRKKEITAKVLMMTAYGELDLIQEAMEMGAVAHFTKPFDIDELRQVVKAQLNA from the coding sequence TTGGCAAAAAAAGTATTGATTGTGGATGACCAGCTTGGTATCCGTGTGCTTCTTCAAGAAGTACTCAGTAAGGAGGGCTATCAGACATATCAGGCCCACAACGGCTCTCTCGCACTGGACCTGGCAGTTTCAGAACGCCCTGATTTGATTCTTTTGGATATGAAGATACCAGGTATGGACGGGCTGGAAATTCTCCGTAATCTAAGAAAAAAGGAAATCACAGCGAAAGTGCTGATGATGACCGCCTACGGCGAATTGGATCTGATTCAAGAAGCCATGGAGATGGGGGCTGTGGCGCATTTTACAAAGCCTTTTGACATCGATGAATTGAGACAGGTAGTAAAGGCTCAACTGAATGCGTAG
- the meaB gene encoding methylmalonyl Co-A mutase-associated GTPase MeaB encodes MHPLLNRILRGEPRAVARALTLIDNNAPDKRALLESLYTYSGKVQVVGFTGSPGAGKSTLVDKMIDFVRKQGLRVGVLAVDPSSPFSGGALLGDRVRMTKHSTDPGVYIRSVGSRGGLGGIGKSTREMLYVLEASGCDVIFLETVGVGQAELDVMQVADSVVLVLTPGAGDDVQTAKAGIMEIAHLFLVNKRDLPGSDTLIQELRLMLHEKTLLRENWLPPIVSAKAVAGEGMEELWQALTRHYEHLHESGFWEQRRRNRHRDETLKLVDAALSEYVRKRAKEDTEWKRILEEDLSQDPYQSAENILTNFPWKQL; translated from the coding sequence ATGCACCCGCTGCTTAACCGGATTTTAAGAGGGGAGCCCCGCGCTGTGGCACGGGCTCTGACTCTGATTGATAACAATGCCCCAGACAAACGTGCGCTGTTGGAATCCCTGTATACATACAGCGGGAAGGTGCAAGTCGTTGGTTTTACGGGATCGCCCGGGGCAGGGAAAAGCACACTGGTAGACAAAATGATAGATTTTGTCCGCAAACAAGGTTTGCGAGTGGGTGTACTTGCTGTCGATCCGTCAAGTCCATTTTCAGGTGGTGCCTTGCTCGGAGACAGGGTGCGCATGACGAAGCACAGCACAGACCCTGGCGTGTACATTCGAAGCGTCGGGAGTCGGGGCGGCCTCGGAGGCATCGGGAAATCCACGCGCGAAATGCTGTATGTACTCGAAGCGTCAGGCTGTGACGTGATTTTTCTGGAAACGGTCGGCGTGGGGCAGGCTGAACTTGACGTGATGCAGGTGGCAGATTCTGTTGTATTGGTACTGACCCCGGGTGCCGGTGACGATGTACAGACTGCAAAGGCTGGTATTATGGAGATTGCCCACTTGTTTCTTGTCAACAAACGAGATTTGCCTGGCTCAGATACACTGATTCAGGAGCTCCGGTTGATGCTTCACGAGAAAACACTCCTGCGTGAAAACTGGCTTCCGCCTATTGTCTCAGCGAAGGCCGTAGCAGGAGAAGGGATGGAAGAACTGTGGCAGGCTTTGACACGTCACTATGAGCACTTGCATGAGTCGGGTTTCTGGGAACAGCGCCGACGCAACCGGCACCGGGATGAGACGCTGAAACTGGTTGACGCAGCGCTCTCAGAGTATGTCAGGAAGCGGGCAAAAGAAGATACAGAATGGAAGAGGATTCTGGAGGAAGACTTGAGTCAGGACCCCTATCAAAGTGCAGAAAACATTCTGACAAACTTTCCTTGGAAACAGTTGTGA
- the rpoE gene encoding DNA-directed RNA polymerase subunit delta yields the protein MAVALSKSQNEIQNMALVELAYEVLKQSKDPMYFRDLMKEIQDLRGMTEDEAMAVIARVYTELNIDGRFLCLGQNVWGLKRWYPADRTQEKSLTSKRFVRKSGDAFSDDDEDGLDDTDELEIDSDDDELSPLLDDDSESDDDDYADDDSESDEDFSDDDDGEFSDDEDNDDDDEEEDESEDEDESL from the coding sequence ATGGCAGTTGCGCTGTCAAAGTCACAGAATGAGATTCAGAACATGGCACTCGTCGAGTTGGCTTATGAGGTTCTTAAGCAATCGAAGGACCCGATGTATTTTCGCGATCTCATGAAGGAAATTCAAGACCTGCGTGGAATGACTGAAGACGAGGCTATGGCCGTCATCGCACGCGTCTATACAGAACTCAACATTGATGGACGATTTCTGTGCCTGGGTCAAAATGTCTGGGGTTTGAAGCGTTGGTATCCTGCAGATCGAACTCAAGAGAAATCGCTCACCAGCAAGCGCTTTGTGCGTAAATCCGGGGATGCCTTTAGTGATGACGATGAAGACGGTTTGGATGACACGGATGAATTAGAGATCGACAGCGATGATGACGAACTGTCGCCATTATTGGACGATGATTCCGAATCGGACGACGACGATTACGCGGACGACGATTCTGAATCAGACGAAGACTTCTCGGATGATGACGATGGTGAGTTTTCTGATGATGAAGACAACGATGATGACGACGAAGAAGAAGATGAAAGTGAAGACGAGGACGAATCGCTGTAA